In Citrus sinensis cultivar Valencia sweet orange chromosome 2, DVS_A1.0, whole genome shotgun sequence, a single genomic region encodes these proteins:
- the LOC102620791 gene encoding putative UPF0481 protein At3g02645, which translates to MDDCEDVSIDMEKLAHTLSEKLETLHHWSKDCSIYRVAEPKRCLNPRHFTPQMVSIGPFHHGKEELKPMEEHKQRYLKYFLQRTKVSMASFLGFIKAKETKLRNCYAATICNLGSDEFVAMVLVDAVFLIEFFLRYYKSNLRTDDDRIFKKPKYLEIQDDFLLVENQLPLFILIDLFDLAKTATYEDVFYENISFVKITCFWFRDQLLGFLPLDENSLEIHFSKAEHFLDLIILCLQPSQSRAQIILKDQSIPSMKELHQAGVKFKPAAGSTKNLLDINFNQGILEISFFKVYDDTERAYRNLLAFERMHGYKGYFNDYIIMMACLISCPKDAELLVQNEVIRLGNTETVPTVFGKLDRDCTLYSSRFQYSGVVTDLQAYRKLPWHKWKAALKQNYFNTPWASISVIAAVILLLLTATQTVSSLIAL; encoded by the coding sequence ATGGATGACTGTGAGGATGTATCGATTGATATGGAGAAGTTAGCGCATACTTTGAGTGAGAAGTTGGAAACCCTGCATCACTGGTCTAAAGATTGTTCCATCTATAGAGTTGCTGAGCCCAAGCGGTGTTTAAATCCAAGACATTTTACTCCACAAATGGTTTCAATTGGCCCTTTTCATCATGGTAAGGAAGAGCTAAAACCCATGGAAGAGCATAAACAAAGGTacctaaaatattttcttcaacgGACTAAGGTGAGCATGGCAAGTTTCCTTGGATTTATAAAGGCAAAGGAAACAAAACTGCGCAATTGTTATGCAGCAACCATTTGTAATCTTGGAAGTGATGAGTTCGTAGCGATGGTTTTAGTGGATGCTGTCTTTCTTATTGAGTTTTTTCTGagatattataaaagtaatttaagaACTGATGATGATCGCATTTTCAAAAAACCCAAATATTTGGAAATACAGGATGACTTTTTGCTGGTAGAAAATCAGCTTCCATTATTCATTCTCATTGACTTGTTTGATCTAGCCAAAACAGCAACCTATGAAGATGTCTTTTACGAGAATATTTCCTTTGTCAAAATTACATGTTTTTGGTTCAGGGATCAATTACTTGGATTTCTTCCACTGGATGAGAATTCGCTAGAAATCCACTTTTCCAAAGCTGAGCATTTTCTTGATCTGATTATACTCTGTCTTCAGCCATCCCAGTCACGTGCTCAAATTATATTGAAAGATCAAAGCATACCCAGTATGAAGGAACTTCACCAAGCCGGAGTCAAGTTTAAACCAGCTGCCGGGTCAACCAAAAACCTACTTGACATCAATTTTAATCAAGGAATTCtggaaatttcatttttcaaggtGTATGATGACACGGAGCGTGCGTACAGAAATCTTCTAGCCTTCGAGCGTATGCATGGCTACAAGGGatattttaatgattacaTTATAATGATGGCTTGTCTCATCAGCTGTCCGAAAGATGCAGAATTACTCGTTCAAAATGAAGTTATTAGGCTAGGGAATACTGAAACCGTTCCAACTGTTTTTGGAAAACTTGATCGCGACTGTACGTTATATAGTAGTCGTTTCCAATATTCTGGCGTTGTCACTGATTTACAGGCCTATCGCAAATTACCATGGCACAAATGGAAGGCAGCCTTgaagcaaaattatttcaacacTCCATGGGCGTCTATCTCTGTAATTGCAGCTGTTATTCTCCTCCTACTCACAGCCACGCAAACAGTTTCTTCTCTAATTGCATTgtag
- the LOC112496093 gene encoding uncharacterized protein LOC112496093, with the protein MRHIILLAQPRTFIKMLAMDDREDEHVPVEIEKLADSSSTVNTGDTEKAMAHEDENEHVPIDMKKLADSLSGKLETLPPLSGKCSIYRMVSIGPFHHGKEELKAMEEHKQRDDIVGYLPIQENLLEINFSKAKHFVDLLILCLQPSQSRAVIALKDLNIPSVKKLDQAGIKFKRGSSKDLLDIKFNEGILEIPFLRVDETTERLYRNVLAFENMHCYTGYFNDYILMMNYLVSTPKDAELLLQNEIIGLGDTEAVPTVFRNLGKDCAIYYFHFQYSAVLANLQAYCKSHKLKATFKQNYLTLKQNYCNTLWASISVIAAVILLLLTFIQTVCSLIAL; encoded by the exons AT GAGACACATCATTCTTCTCGCTCAACCGaggacttttattaaaatgctGGCCATGGATGACAGGGAGGACGAGCATGTACCCGTCGAAATAGAGAAGCTAGCCGATTCTTCATCCACAGTTAATACAGGGGATACAGAAAAAGCAAT GGCGCATGAGGACGAGAACGAGCATGTGCCGATTGATATGAAGAAGTTAGCCGATTCTTTGAGTGGGAAGTTGGAGACCCTGCCTCCCTTGTCTGGAAAGTGTTCCATCTACAGAATGGTTTCAATTGGCCCTTTCCATCATGGTAAGGAAGAGCTAAAAGCCATGGAAGAGCATAAACAAAG GGATGATATTGTTGGATATCTTCCAATACAGGAGAATTTGCTAGAAATCAACTTTTCGAAAGCCAAACATTTTGTCGATCTGCTTATACTCTGTCTTCAGCCATCCCAGTCGCGTGCAGTTATTGCGTTGAAAGATCTAAACATTCCCAGCGTAAAGAAGCTTGACCAAGCTGGAATTAAGTTTAAACGAGGGTCGAGCAAGGATCTACTCGACATCAAATTTAATGAGGGAATTCTAGAAATTCCATTTTTAAGGGTGGATGAGACCACAGAGCGTTTGTACAGAAATGTTCTGGCTTTCGAGAATATGCATTGCTACACTGGCTATTTTAATGACtatattttaatgatgaatTATCTTGTCAGCACGCCAAAAGACGCGGAATTACTCCTTCAGAACGAAATTATCGGGCTAGGGGACACTGAAGCAGTTCCAACTGTATTTCGCAACCTTGGTAAAGATTGTGCGATATATTACTTTCATTTCCAATATTCTGCTGTTCTTGCCAATCTACAGGCCTATTGCAAATCGCACAAGTTGAAGGCAACCTTcaagcaaaattatttaaccTTGAAGCAAAATTATTGCAACACTCTATGGGCGTCTATCTCTGTTATTGCAGCTGTTATTCTTCTTCTACTCACATTCATACAAACAGTTTGTTCGCTCATCGCattgtag